A part of Pararoseomonas sp. SCSIO 73927 genomic DNA contains:
- a CDS encoding sulfite exporter TauE/SafE family protein codes for MPLITDPLFYALAIPAFLLNGISKGGFASGAGNIAVPIMATVIPAPQAVGIALPVLCVMDVAGLRAWWGRWSAREMRAIMPAGLLGIALGSLAIGLFTARGISLFLGVLTLGFLARGLLQRLRGVLPPPAPPSTPKAWFFGAASGFTSTLAHQGGPPLAMYLYPLKLDRQALAATTTVFFGVVNYVKLVPFIGLGLIDWSNLLTGLVLIPFAPIGVHLGIWMQKRVSDRAFYNVVYVLLAASGTKLVWDGLGG; via the coding sequence GTGCCGCTCATCACCGATCCCCTGTTCTACGCCCTGGCGATCCCGGCCTTCCTGCTGAACGGGATCAGCAAAGGGGGCTTCGCCTCCGGGGCGGGGAACATCGCGGTCCCGATCATGGCGACCGTGATCCCGGCCCCGCAGGCCGTGGGGATCGCCCTGCCCGTGCTCTGCGTGATGGACGTGGCGGGGCTGCGCGCCTGGTGGGGGCGCTGGAGCGCGCGGGAGATGCGGGCGATCATGCCGGCCGGGCTGCTGGGCATCGCTCTCGGCAGCCTCGCCATCGGGCTCTTCACGGCACGGGGGATCAGCCTGTTCCTGGGCGTGCTGACGCTGGGGTTCCTGGCGCGGGGCCTCCTGCAGCGGCTGCGCGGGGTGCTGCCGCCCCCTGCCCCGCCCAGCACGCCGAAGGCCTGGTTCTTCGGCGCCGCGTCGGGCTTCACCAGCACCCTGGCGCACCAGGGCGGGCCGCCGCTGGCCATGTACCTCTATCCGCTGAAGCTGGACCGGCAGGCTCTGGCGGCCACCACGACCGTGTTCTTCGGGGTGGTGAACTACGTGAAGCTGGTGCCCTTCATCGGGCTGGGGCTGATCGACTGGAGCAACCTGCTGACGGGCCTCGTCCTGATCCCCTTCGCGCCGATCGGGGTGCATCTCGGCATCTGGATGCAGAAGCGGGTGAGCGACCGCGCTTTCTACAACGTGGTCTATGTTCTGCTGGCGGCCAGCGGCACGAAGCTGGTCTGGGACGGGCTGGGCGGCTGA
- a CDS encoding Hsp70 family protein — MQPVIGIDFGTTNSVITALRPDGTAETLARDTGEVFRSVLCFWSDPRGGAMRHAAGPAGIEAYLEEPLASRLVMSMKSYLAQRSFTETRIFGRRFTLESLVALFLRELLAPFGEALQGARVVVGRPVRFVGANPASGGADDAFGETRLRAAFAAAGLPEVAVALEPAAAGQRFAAGIDRPSTVLVGDFGGGTSDFSVMRFDPGPPATVTALGHAGVGLAGDAFDTRIIDRVVSPRLGKGDEYRVMGKPLPVPPAWYASFARWHQLPLMRGPKTLRDIADVARTADHPERLHRLIRLIEDEAGYALYRAVSSAKAALSSAESTVLTFQHEDFTIEAPIARADFESWIAPDLARMEAAVDAALADAGIRPEGVDRVFLTGGTSLVPAVRALFARRFGEERIFGGGEFVSVAEGLALMGRDAA; from the coding sequence ATGCAGCCCGTCATCGGCATCGATTTCGGCACCACCAACAGCGTCATCACCGCGCTCCGCCCGGACGGCACGGCGGAAACCCTGGCCCGCGACACGGGGGAGGTCTTCCGCTCCGTCCTCTGCTTCTGGTCGGACCCGCGCGGCGGCGCCATGCGCCACGCCGCCGGGCCCGCGGGGATCGAGGCCTATCTGGAGGAGCCGCTCGCCTCCCGCCTCGTCATGTCCATGAAGAGCTACCTGGCGCAGCGCAGCTTCACCGAGACCCGGATCTTCGGCCGCCGCTTCACGCTGGAATCCCTCGTCGCCCTCTTCCTGCGGGAACTCCTGGCCCCCTTCGGCGAGGCGCTGCAGGGCGCGCGGGTGGTGGTGGGCCGCCCCGTCCGCTTCGTCGGCGCCAACCCCGCTTCCGGCGGCGCGGACGACGCCTTCGGCGAGACCCGCCTGCGCGCCGCCTTTGCCGCCGCCGGCCTGCCCGAGGTGGCGGTGGCGCTGGAGCCCGCCGCCGCCGGCCAGCGATTCGCCGCCGGGATTGACCGTCCCTCCACCGTGCTGGTGGGCGATTTCGGCGGTGGCACCAGCGACTTCTCGGTGATGCGCTTTGATCCCGGACCGCCAGCGACCGTGACGGCGCTCGGCCACGCCGGCGTCGGCCTCGCGGGGGACGCCTTCGACACCCGGATCATCGACCGCGTCGTCTCCCCGCGGCTCGGCAAGGGCGACGAGTACCGGGTGATGGGCAAGCCGCTGCCGGTGCCCCCGGCCTGGTACGCCAGCTTCGCCCGCTGGCACCAGCTGCCCCTGATGCGCGGCCCGAAGACCCTGCGCGACATCGCTGACGTCGCCCGCACCGCCGACCACCCGGAGCGCCTGCACCGGCTGATCCGGCTCATCGAGGACGAGGCGGGCTACGCCCTCTACCGCGCCGTCTCCTCCGCCAAGGCCGCGCTTTCTTCCGCCGAGAGCACCGTGCTGACCTTCCAGCACGAGGACTTCACCATCGAGGCCCCGATCGCCCGCGCCGACTTCGAATCCTGGATCGCCCCCGACCTCGCCCGGATGGAAGCCGCCGTGGACGCCGCCCTCGCCGATGCCGGCATCCGCCCGGAGGGGGTGGACCGGGTCTTCCTCACCGGCGGCACCTCCCTCGTGCCCGCCGTCCGCGCCCTCTTCGCCCGGCGCTTCGGGGAGGAGCGGATCTTCGGCGGCGGCGAGTTCGTCTCCGTGGCCGAAGGGCTGGCGCTGATGGGGCGGGACGCTGCCTAA
- a CDS encoding sulfite exporter TauE/SafE family protein has product MEHMQDPVWIAALAAVMAITGLVSGTLAGLLGVGGGIVIVPVLFNVFPFLSIPEAVQMKLAVGTSLATIIPTSIQSARKHRAKGAMDVPLLRSMIPSLIGGVLLGTVIAIFVRGYTLTAIFAAVALVVALNMGLTGVDARMRESFPTGFLRHLLGAFIGAISAMMGIGGGTVGVPLMNLFGTPIRSAVATASAFGIVISIPATIGFIYAGWGNPLLPPFSLGYVNLVGCLLIVPASMLATPWGVHLAHTIPPLALKRAFAVFLGITAIRMIYSLVT; this is encoded by the coding sequence ATGGAACACATGCAGGACCCCGTCTGGATCGCCGCGCTCGCGGCCGTCATGGCGATCACGGGGCTCGTCTCCGGCACGCTGGCGGGGCTGCTCGGGGTCGGCGGGGGCATCGTCATCGTCCCCGTGCTGTTCAACGTCTTCCCCTTCCTCTCCATCCCGGAGGCGGTGCAGATGAAGCTGGCGGTGGGCACCTCGCTCGCCACCATCATCCCCACCTCCATCCAGTCCGCCCGCAAGCACCGCGCAAAGGGCGCGATGGACGTGCCGCTGCTGCGCTCGATGATCCCCTCCCTCATCGGCGGCGTGCTGCTGGGCACCGTCATCGCCATCTTCGTCCGCGGCTACACCCTCACCGCCATCTTCGCCGCGGTGGCCCTGGTGGTGGCCCTGAACATGGGGCTGACGGGCGTGGACGCGCGGATGCGGGAGAGCTTCCCCACCGGCTTCCTCCGCCACCTCCTCGGCGCCTTCATCGGCGCGATCTCCGCCATGATGGGGATTGGCGGCGGCACGGTGGGGGTGCCCCTGATGAACCTCTTCGGCACGCCGATCCGGTCGGCGGTGGCCACGGCCTCCGCCTTCGGCATCGTCATCTCCATCCCCGCGACGATCGGCTTCATCTACGCCGGCTGGGGCAACCCGCTGCTGCCGCCCTTCAGCCTCGGCTACGTCAACCTCGTCGGCTGCCTGCTGATCGTGCCCGCCTCCATGCTCGCGACGCCCTGGGGCGTGCACCTCGCCCACACCATCCCGCCGCTGGCGCTGAAGCGCGCCTTCGCCGTCTTCCTCGGCATTACCGCGATCCGGATGATCTACTCCCTCGTGACCTGA
- a CDS encoding ABC transporter substrate-binding protein — MTGPIGRRALGAGLAGLGGGLLAAPRLSLAQAPHRLKFTLDWTIHGGYSFAVAAERNGIFRRHNLEMPINRGYGSGRVPIDIAAGTYELGFGDLTPQLRFMAENPGRELVCVAILYDRSPLSATVRADGPIREPKQLAGKTLAAPELDGGRQIFPVFAQAIGLDLGSINWMSVSPELREPMLMQRRADGVTGFVTSTALSLKALGMDLPQQRIFYYRDAGLDFYGSGLVTTRAVLREKPEALRAAVAALTEGMVWAYRNPAEAVATLKTREPLIDLPIEAERQKLAFDQMLISDPVMRNGLSFVEPARLKRQIDATVDTFRLPNRPTPEQAFTDEFLPARNLRMLA; from the coding sequence ATGACGGGACCGATTGGCCGCCGGGCGCTCGGCGCGGGATTGGCGGGGCTCGGCGGCGGGCTTCTCGCCGCGCCCCGCCTCTCCCTCGCGCAGGCGCCGCACCGGCTGAAGTTCACGCTCGATTGGACGATCCACGGCGGCTACTCCTTCGCCGTGGCGGCCGAGCGGAACGGCATCTTCCGCCGCCACAACCTGGAGATGCCGATCAACCGCGGCTACGGCTCCGGCCGCGTGCCCATCGACATCGCCGCCGGCACCTACGAGCTCGGCTTCGGCGACCTGACGCCGCAGCTCCGTTTCATGGCGGAGAACCCGGGCCGCGAGCTCGTCTGCGTCGCCATCCTCTATGACCGCTCGCCCCTCTCGGCCACCGTGCGCGCGGACGGGCCGATCCGCGAGCCGAAGCAGCTCGCCGGCAAGACCCTCGCCGCGCCGGAACTCGACGGCGGGCGGCAGATCTTCCCGGTCTTCGCCCAGGCCATCGGGCTCGACCTCGGCTCCATCAACTGGATGAGCGTCTCGCCGGAGCTGCGCGAGCCGATGCTCATGCAGAGGCGGGCCGACGGCGTCACCGGCTTCGTCACCTCCACCGCCCTCTCGCTGAAGGCGCTGGGGATGGATCTGCCGCAGCAGCGGATCTTCTACTACCGGGATGCGGGCCTCGACTTCTACGGCTCCGGCCTCGTCACCACCCGCGCCGTGCTGCGGGAGAAGCCGGAGGCCCTCCGCGCCGCCGTCGCCGCCCTCACCGAGGGTATGGTCTGGGCCTACAGGAACCCCGCCGAGGCGGTGGCCACCCTGAAGACGCGGGAGCCCCTGATCGACCTGCCCATCGAGGCGGAGCGCCAGAAGCTGGCCTTCGACCAGATGCTGATCTCCGACCCCGTGATGCGGAACGGCCTTTCCTTCGTGGAGCCGGCCCGGCTGAAGCGGCAGATCGACGCCACGGTGGACACGTTCAGGCTGCCGAACCGTCCGACGCCGGAGCAGGCCTTCACCGACGAGTTCCTGCCGGCAAGGAACCTGCGGATGCTCGCCTGA
- a CDS encoding amino acid racemase: MTDRVLGVLGGMGPLASAEFMRQLTLLTPAERDQDHVPAILWSDPRVPDRTAARQGSGPDPLPALVRGIRGLEAAGCGAIAIPCNTAHGWIDGMRAATRLPILHIVEAAAEALRGQGIGPGPVGVMGTAGTLAMGLYQDGLRDGGWEVSVPTGEEMARLVTPGIALVKANRVAESHGPLAEAARALAARGARAVVLGCTEIPLGVAAGPALPFPVVDTIEALARAAIRWAKPEAARAAA; encoded by the coding sequence ATGACGGATCGGGTTCTCGGGGTCCTCGGCGGCATGGGGCCGCTGGCGAGCGCGGAGTTCATGCGGCAGCTCACCCTGCTGACCCCGGCGGAGCGGGACCAGGACCATGTCCCCGCGATCCTCTGGTCCGATCCGCGCGTGCCGGACCGCACCGCCGCCCGCCAGGGAAGCGGGCCGGATCCCCTGCCCGCCCTGGTCCGCGGTATCCGGGGGCTGGAGGCGGCGGGGTGCGGGGCCATCGCCATCCCCTGCAACACCGCCCATGGCTGGATCGACGGCATGCGGGCCGCCACGCGCCTGCCGATCCTCCACATCGTGGAGGCGGCGGCGGAGGCCCTGCGGGGCCAGGGGATCGGACCCGGGCCGGTGGGGGTGATGGGAACGGCGGGCACGCTGGCGATGGGCCTCTACCAGGACGGGCTGCGCGACGGCGGATGGGAGGTCTCGGTCCCGACCGGGGAGGAGATGGCGCGGCTGGTGACGCCGGGGATCGCGCTGGTGAAGGCGAACCGGGTGGCGGAATCCCACGGGCCGCTGGCGGAGGCGGCGCGGGCCCTGGCGGCGCGCGGGGCGCGGGCGGTGGTGCTGGGCTGCACGGAGATCCCGCTCGGCGTCGCCGCTGGCCCCGCCCTTCCCTTCCCCGTGGTGGACACGATCGAGGCGCTGGCGCGGGCGGCGATCCGCTGGGCGAAGCCGGAGGCGGCGCGGGCAGCGGCCTGA
- a CDS encoding FAD-binding protein — protein MSAVLDLAPSTEEGVATALRNAAAPLAVEGSGTTLGMLRPVQASRTLSTRNLTGITLYRPQEMVLSARAGTTLPEIEAALGEHNQILVPEPPDLRALLGTEGAPPPTIGGLVAANLSGPRRITGFALRDTVLGIRFVNGAGEVLRSGGRVHKNVTGLDLCKLLAGSHGTLGVITEVTLKLGPAAPRTATLAVPVEDEAAGIAALSAGLTSPYGVTGAAMLPAGTAAAGLSGPVALLRLEDLEASVNYRMARLQGALPGGRVLEGDESRALWRAIRDAAPLSPGEAEAVWRLSLRPSAAPAAVRALRGAIGARLLLDWGGGLIWAVGPATEAAHEAVVGAARAAGGTFTLFRAPDPLRAAVAVIPPEPPALAAIAARVKAALDPTGRLNPGRMRPGA, from the coding sequence ATGAGCGCCGTCCTTGACCTTGCGCCGAGCACGGAGGAGGGCGTCGCGACCGCCCTCCGCAATGCCGCCGCGCCCCTGGCCGTGGAGGGCAGCGGGACCACGCTGGGCATGCTTCGTCCCGTCCAGGCCTCCCGCACCCTTTCCACCCGCAACCTGACGGGCATCACCCTCTACCGCCCGCAGGAGATGGTCCTCTCCGCCCGCGCCGGCACCACCCTGCCGGAGATCGAGGCCGCCCTGGGGGAGCACAACCAGATCCTCGTGCCGGAGCCGCCCGACCTGCGCGCCCTGCTGGGCACGGAGGGCGCGCCGCCCCCCACCATCGGCGGGCTGGTGGCCGCCAACCTCTCCGGCCCCCGCCGCATCACCGGCTTCGCCCTGCGGGACACCGTGCTCGGCATCCGCTTCGTCAACGGGGCGGGGGAGGTGCTGCGCTCCGGCGGCCGGGTCCACAAGAACGTCACGGGGCTGGACCTCTGCAAGCTGCTGGCGGGCAGCCACGGCACGCTCGGCGTCATCACGGAGGTGACGCTGAAGCTCGGCCCCGCCGCCCCGCGCACCGCCACCCTGGCGGTCCCGGTGGAGGACGAGGCGGCGGGCATCGCCGCCCTCTCGGCCGGCCTCACCAGCCCCTACGGCGTGACGGGCGCGGCGATGCTGCCGGCCGGCACCGCGGCCGCAGGCCTGTCCGGCCCCGTCGCCCTGCTACGGCTCGAGGACCTGGAGGCCTCCGTGAACTACCGCATGGCCCGCCTGCAGGGGGCGCTGCCCGGCGGCCGCGTGCTGGAGGGCGACGAATCCCGTGCCCTCTGGCGCGCCATCCGCGACGCCGCGCCCCTCTCGCCAGGAGAGGCGGAAGCGGTGTGGCGCCTCTCCCTCCGCCCCTCCGCAGCGCCCGCCGCCGTGCGGGCGCTGCGCGGCGCGATCGGTGCCCGCCTCCTCCTGGACTGGGGCGGCGGCCTCATCTGGGCCGTGGGCCCGGCCACCGAGGCGGCGCATGAGGCGGTGGTGGGCGCGGCCCGCGCCGCGGGCGGAACCTTCACCCTGTTCCGCGCACCGGACCCGCTGCGCGCCGCCGTGGCGGTGATCCCGCCGGAACCGCCCGCCCTGGCCGCCATCGCCGCCCGCGTGAAGGCCGCGCTGGACCCCACCGGCCGGCTCAACCCGGGGCGGATGCGCCCCGGGGCCTGA
- a CDS encoding MASE4 domain-containing protein has translation MDSVASFSAAPANAPAARVQRLAAGWLCLIAVAATVLLMPFAGNAGPVIPGFVLINQTSLVAAYALSAWVLFSQFRRSRSLPLLLFAAGTLYTAAIVLLQLLSFPGVVAGGRLVGSGPETTTWLWTFWHLGPPACTLAYALAMRGEGPRPVPAKAKGWAAGLAALAALAAAGLSALVATAGLPWLPHQVTGDDYTALTTSGVGPAVQLLTIGALILVWRVTKGRRTVFDLWVAASMLLLVLDNFLTMAGGARASVGWYVGRIEALVSAFVILGAYLHEVDALRARAEAAAEEAARAGAAMRQAQKMEAVGRLTGGIAHDFNNLLMVVTSGFDMIRRRPEDRARVLKLADAGLEAAQRGARLTRQLLTFARRQNLRPETMNLNASLMDFEPLAQRALGEATELRMELDPALHPARVDPGEFEAAVLNLVVNARDALPAGGGRVTVATRSRSRAPGTAPALTEPLPAGDYVVVSVADTGRGMDEATRLQAFEPFFTTKEFGKGSGLGLSQVYGFARAAGGAVEIASTPGQGTLVEIWLPRAEHAQQPAVPAGPAGTGAASSLRRAEEGEVVLAVEDEPAVLEAVVENLRDLGYRVIPARDAAEALEHLRGSARVDILFSDVVMPGGMNGVQLAVEAGRLRAGLHVLLTSGYTDEALSGQHGVPTDVPILTKPYRREELADRLRVARQADARPTGD, from the coding sequence ATGGATTCGGTCGCCTCCTTCTCGGCCGCGCCCGCCAACGCGCCGGCGGCGCGGGTGCAGCGCCTCGCGGCCGGCTGGCTCTGCCTGATCGCCGTCGCCGCCACGGTCCTGCTCATGCCCTTCGCTGGGAATGCCGGGCCGGTGATCCCGGGCTTCGTCCTGATCAACCAGACCTCCCTCGTCGCCGCCTACGCGCTCAGCGCCTGGGTTCTCTTCTCCCAGTTCCGCCGCTCCAGGAGCCTGCCGCTGCTGCTTTTCGCGGCGGGCACGCTCTACACGGCCGCCATCGTCCTCCTGCAATTGCTGAGCTTCCCCGGCGTGGTCGCGGGCGGCCGCCTGGTCGGCTCCGGGCCGGAGACCACCACCTGGCTCTGGACCTTCTGGCACCTGGGCCCGCCCGCCTGCACCCTGGCCTATGCCCTCGCCATGCGCGGCGAGGGGCCCCGGCCCGTGCCGGCGAAAGCGAAGGGCTGGGCAGCGGGGTTGGCCGCCCTTGCCGCCCTGGCCGCGGCCGGGCTCTCCGCCTTGGTCGCCACCGCCGGCCTGCCCTGGCTGCCGCACCAGGTGACGGGGGACGACTACACGGCCCTCACCACCTCCGGCGTCGGCCCGGCGGTGCAGCTTCTCACCATCGGCGCGCTGATCCTCGTCTGGCGCGTCACGAAGGGCCGGCGCACGGTGTTCGACCTCTGGGTCGCGGCCTCCATGCTGCTGCTCGTTCTCGACAACTTCCTCACCATGGCCGGGGGCGCCCGCGCCTCCGTGGGCTGGTATGTTGGCCGGATCGAGGCGCTGGTCTCCGCCTTCGTCATCCTCGGCGCCTACCTGCACGAGGTGGATGCGCTGCGCGCCCGGGCCGAGGCGGCCGCCGAGGAGGCCGCGCGGGCCGGGGCGGCAATGCGGCAGGCACAGAAGATGGAGGCGGTGGGCCGTCTGACCGGTGGAATCGCGCACGACTTCAACAATCTTCTGATGGTCGTCACCTCGGGCTTCGACATGATCCGCCGGCGGCCGGAGGACAGGGCCCGGGTGCTGAAGCTGGCCGATGCGGGGCTGGAGGCGGCGCAGCGCGGCGCCCGCCTCACCCGCCAGCTCCTCACCTTCGCACGGCGGCAGAACCTGCGGCCGGAGACGATGAACCTCAACGCCTCGCTGATGGACTTCGAGCCGCTGGCGCAGCGGGCGCTGGGCGAGGCAACCGAGCTGCGGATGGAACTGGACCCGGCCCTGCACCCCGCCCGCGTCGATCCCGGCGAGTTCGAGGCGGCCGTGCTGAACCTCGTGGTGAACGCGCGGGACGCGTTGCCGGCCGGGGGAGGCCGCGTGACGGTCGCCACCCGAAGCCGGTCGCGCGCGCCGGGCACGGCACCCGCGCTGACTGAGCCGCTGCCGGCGGGCGACTACGTCGTCGTCTCTGTGGCTGATACCGGCCGGGGGATGGACGAGGCGACGCGCCTGCAGGCCTTCGAGCCCTTCTTCACCACGAAGGAGTTCGGCAAGGGCTCCGGCCTCGGCTTGAGCCAGGTCTACGGCTTCGCCCGCGCGGCCGGCGGGGCGGTGGAGATCGCCTCCACCCCCGGCCAGGGCACGCTGGTGGAGATCTGGCTGCCCCGGGCGGAGCACGCGCAGCAGCCGGCGGTGCCCGCCGGACCCGCCGGCACCGGCGCCGCCTCCTCGCTCCGCCGCGCGGAGGAGGGGGAGGTGGTGCTGGCCGTGGAGGACGAGCCGGCCGTGCTGGAGGCGGTGGTGGAGAACCTGCGCGACCTCGGCTACCGCGTGATCCCGGCGCGGGACGCGGCCGAGGCGCTGGAGCACCTGCGCGGCAGCGCCCGGGTGGACATCCTCTTCTCCGACGTGGTGATGCCCGGCGGCATGAACGGCGTGCAACTGGCGGTGGAGGCCGGGCGCCTGCGGGCGGGCCTGCACGTGCTGCTCACCTCCGGCTACACGGATGAGGCGCTGAGCGGCCAGCACGGCGTTCCCACCGACGTGCCGATCCTCACCAAGCCCTACCGGCGGGAGGAACTGGCCGATCGGCTGCGGGTGGCGCGGCAGGCCGACGCACGCCCGACAGGAGATTGA
- a CDS encoding FAD-linked oxidase C-terminal domain-containing protein, with the protein MIALPLPKPEVLGRRNEILAGLRALVPGDGVITEPLRLRPYETDGLSAYRQMPLAVVLPTSTEQVAAVLRFCRDNGVRVVPRGAGTSLSGGALPLADAVVVGMMRMNRILEVSFEDRLAVVEAGVTNLGITKAVEGQGFFYAPDPSSQLACMIGGNVMMNSGGAHCLKYGVTANNLLGVKIVTVDGEVLEIGGAHLDAAGYDWLGIITGSEGQLGIVTEVTVRILRAAEGQRAMLAAFRSTEVAGAAVDAIMASGVIPVALEFMDRPCIHACEAFAHAGYPLDAEAMLIIEVEGSAEEQDALLESIRGICARFDPISMRVATSAEESTAIWKGRKGAFGAVGRISPDYLCMDGTIPTGELPHVLRRIGEMSEEYGLGVANVFHAGDGNLHPLIMFDANDPESFRRAEAFGADILRLCVEVGGCLTGEHGVGVEKRDLMPVQFTAPELAQQRRVKSAFDPDWLLNPAKVFPLEGNGALTVAAE; encoded by the coding sequence ATGATCGCCCTGCCCCTGCCCAAGCCGGAGGTGCTGGGCCGCCGCAACGAAATCCTGGCCGGGCTGCGCGCCCTGGTGCCGGGCGATGGCGTGATCACGGAGCCCTTGCGGCTGCGCCCCTACGAGACAGACGGCCTCTCCGCCTATCGGCAGATGCCGCTGGCCGTTGTCCTGCCCACCTCCACGGAACAGGTGGCCGCCGTGCTGCGCTTCTGCCGGGACAACGGCGTGCGCGTGGTGCCCCGCGGCGCCGGCACCAGCCTCTCCGGCGGGGCGCTGCCGCTGGCGGATGCCGTGGTGGTCGGCATGATGCGGATGAACCGCATCCTGGAGGTCTCCTTCGAGGACCGGCTGGCGGTGGTGGAGGCCGGCGTCACCAATCTCGGCATCACCAAGGCCGTGGAGGGCCAGGGCTTCTTCTACGCGCCCGATCCCTCCTCCCAGCTCGCCTGCATGATCGGCGGCAACGTGATGATGAACTCGGGCGGCGCGCACTGCCTGAAGTACGGCGTCACCGCCAACAACCTGCTCGGCGTGAAGATTGTCACGGTCGACGGCGAGGTGCTGGAGATCGGCGGCGCCCACCTGGACGCCGCCGGCTACGACTGGCTGGGCATCATCACCGGCAGCGAGGGCCAGCTCGGCATCGTGACGGAGGTCACCGTCCGCATCCTCCGCGCGGCGGAGGGCCAGCGCGCCATGCTCGCCGCCTTCCGCTCCACGGAGGTCGCGGGCGCCGCGGTGGACGCCATCATGGCCAGCGGCGTCATCCCCGTGGCGCTGGAATTCATGGACCGCCCCTGCATCCACGCCTGCGAGGCCTTCGCCCATGCCGGCTATCCGCTGGACGCGGAGGCGATGCTCATCATCGAGGTGGAGGGCAGCGCGGAGGAGCAGGACGCGCTGCTGGAAAGCATCCGCGGCATCTGCGCGCGCTTCGATCCCATCTCCATGCGCGTGGCCACCAGCGCGGAGGAATCCACCGCCATCTGGAAGGGCCGCAAGGGCGCCTTCGGGGCCGTGGGCCGCATCTCGCCGGACTACCTCTGCATGGACGGCACCATCCCTACCGGGGAGCTACCCCACGTGCTGCGCCGGATCGGGGAGATGAGCGAGGAGTACGGCCTCGGCGTCGCCAACGTCTTCCACGCGGGCGACGGGAACCTGCACCCCCTCATCATGTTCGACGCCAACGACCCCGAGAGCTTCCGCCGCGCCGAAGCCTTCGGCGCCGACATCCTGCGCCTCTGCGTGGAGGTGGGCGGCTGCCTCACGGGGGAGCACGGCGTGGGCGTGGAGAAGCGCGACCTGATGCCCGTGCAGTTCACCGCCCCCGAGCTGGCCCAGCAGCGCCGCGTGAAGTCCGCCTTCGATCCGGACTGGCTGCTGAACCCCGCGAAGGTCTTTCCGCTGGAGGGCAACGGCGCCCTGACCGTCGCCGCTGAATGA
- the ykgO gene encoding type B 50S ribosomal protein L36: MKIRNSLKTAKTRDKNCVLVRRRGRLYVLNKKNPRLKARQG; this comes from the coding sequence ATGAAGATCCGTAACTCCCTCAAGACCGCGAAGACCCGGGACAAGAACTGCGTGCTGGTGCGCCGCCGCGGCCGCCTCTACGTCCTGAACAAGAAGAACCCGCGCCTGAAGGCCCGCCAGGGCTGA